In the genome of Bubalus kerabau isolate K-KA32 ecotype Philippines breed swamp buffalo chromosome 8, PCC_UOA_SB_1v2, whole genome shotgun sequence, one region contains:
- the SFRP4 gene encoding secreted frizzled-related protein 4, with product MLLSILTALCLWLRLALGVRGAPCEAVRIPMCRHMAWNITRMPNHLHHSTQENAILAIEQYEELVDVNCSAVLRFFLCAMYAPICTLEFLHDPIKPCKSVCQRARDDCEPLMKMYNHSWPESLACDELPVYDRGVCISPEAIVTDLPDDVKWIDITPDMMVQERPLDIDCKRLSPDRCKCKKVKPTLATYLSKNYSYVIHAKIKAVQRSGCNEVTTVVDVKEIFKSSSPIPRTQVPLITNSSCQCPHILPHQDVLIMCYEWRSRMMLLENCLVEKWRDQLSKRSIQWEERLQEQQRTAPDKKRTAGRTSRSNAPKPKGKPPAPKPASPKKNIKARSAPKSTNPKRA from the exons ATGCTCCTCTCCATCCTGACCGCGTTGTGCCTGTGGCTGCGCCTGGCGCTGGGCGTGCGCGGCGCGCCCTGCGAGGCGGTGCGCATCCCGATGTGCCGGCACATGGCCTGGAACATCACGCGGATGCCCAATCACCTGCACCACAGCACGCAGGAGAACGCCATCCTGGCCATCGAGCAGTACGAGGAGCTGGTGGACGTGAACTGCAGCGCGGTGCTGCGCTTCTTCCTCTGTGCCATGTACGCGCCCATCTGCACCCTGGAGTTCCTGCACGACCCCATTAAGCCGTGCAAGTCGGTGTGCCAGCGCGCGCGTGACGACTGCGAGCCCCTCATGAAGATGTACAATCACAGCTGGCCTGAGAGCCTGGCCTGCGATGAGCTGCCTGTCTACGACCGGGGTGTGTGCATCTCGCCTGAGGCCATCGTCACTGACCTCCCTGACG ACGTTAAGTGGATAGACATCACTCCAGACATGATGGTACAGGAAAGGCCTCTTGATATTGACTGTAAACGCCTAAGCCCGG ACCGGTGCAAGTGCAAAAAGGTGAAGCCAACCCTGGCAACGTATCTAAGCAAAAACTACAGTTACG TCATTCATGCAAAAATAAAAGCCGTGCAGAGGAGTGGCTGTAATGAAGTAACGACAGTGGTGGATGTGAAAGAGATCTTCAAGTCCTCATCACCCATCCCTCGGACTCAAGTCCCTCTTATTACGAATTCTTCCTGCCAGTGTCCACACATCCTGCCTCATCAAGATGTTCTCATCATGTGTTACGAGTGGCGCTCACG GATGATGCTTCTTGAAAATTGTTTAGTTGAAAAATGGAGAGACCAACTCAGTAAAAGATCCATA CAGTGGGAAGAGAGGCTGCAGGAACAGCAGAGGACAGCCCCGGACAAGAAGCGAACAGCAGGGCGCACCAGCCGCAGTAACGCCCCGAAGCCCAAGGGGAAGCCACCTGCTCCCAAACCAGCCAGCCCCAAGAAGAACATCAAAGCTAGGAGTGCTCCAAAGAGCACAAACCCAAAACGAGCGTGA